The genomic segment AGCAGTGAACAAGTTATATGTAATTAGAACATGCTAtgggatatttatttttcaaagaacccctttatgaaatatatattatttataatgtaAATAACTATCCTCTAGTTTGTTAATCTGACTTTTCATATATTGGATTTTCTTTGTAAAGCTAAATCAGAGTAATAGCTAACTCATAAGGTTAACaggaggatcaaatgagataacagTGTAGCTGTGAAGAGCATGGTGTTCCCAGGCAGATTGCCTGGATTAAAACCTCACCTCTAACGAACACTAGCTGGCTGACCTTGGGCAATTTATTTACTGTGTGCCTtagaaaatagagataataatagcATCTAGCTCACAAGATTGCGGTAAGGTTTACGTGGATGAACACATGTAAAACTATTGGAATAGTTAGTTCCTGGCACATTCTTACTGAATAAACGTTAGCTATTACTCAATATGAGCTGTTAATATTATTTCCCATTATAACTTCATTGGTCATATGGAAAGTGGTGGGAGTCTGCAACAGTACATATGGGCTACTAGGAAACAGTCTCTCCATTCCATGATATCTTCAGAGCCAGGACAGCCTGAGGCTGAAGTGTCTTCTTATGCAAAGCCCATGACATACGGAGATGCAGCCCCTGATCCAGGTGTGCTCTACCTGAACTGTGAGATGACATATGTGACCTATGGGTATTAGTAGCTGCACTGGTCAAAAGCAGGAGAGCCTGCTCCCTTAAGGAGAGGCAGCCTGCTTAGTAGTTACAGCACAGGCTATGCAATCTGTCTGAACTGAATCCTCATCTATCACTTCCAAACTGTGTGTCCTTGGCAAAGGTATCTATCCTTTCTAAGCCTCCATTTCCAAATATGTAACAGGTAAACAATACCTACTAACAGGGTTGTGGTTAGAATTTAAGGTAATATTACATGCAAAGTGTTTAGTTAATACCTGGCCTATGAGAAGTGCTCAAGGTTAGCTGTTACTATTACTCTCAGAGGGTTCCAGCTTGTGAATTTCAGTTATGCTCCCCAGTAACCCACATGGAAGCCTGATGCTATATGCAAAATGACTCAAAGTAGTATGGTGATTTGATGATACAAATCCTAATGAAAAACTTAAACATAAGGCATAACTGTAACCGGACATAGCTTATGCTTTCCCCAAGTTCTTCAAAGACACAAGTCAAAGAACAAAAGACACCAAAGAAAGCAGGGCATTCCTTGTGGGCAGACATGTCCCCTTTATGATTGTTAAAGTAAGGCCAACATAAGGCTCTACACGCGGTAGGAGGGAGTGCTTAACAGTTACTGAAACCCAGAAAGAGTATGCttctaaaagaagaaaacatctcCTGCTGAACCGAATCACTCGGTACCCTTCCCAACTATTGGATAGACTAGTGCCTTTTATCTGTCtttaaaagttatgttttatataatgcatgtaaatgaaaaaaagcacataaggaatagaaaacaaaaaagaatctaagtgaaaaaaaattttttaatatatttttattgatttcagagaggaagagagagggagagacagaaacatcaatgatgacagagaatcattgattggctgcctcctgcacaccccctactggggatcaagcctgcaacctgggcatgtgcccttgttcggaatcaaacccaggacccttcagtccgcaggctgatgctctatccactgagccaaaccagctagggctgaaaattttttttaaagaaacttttaagccgaaaccggtttggctcagtggatagagcatcggcctgcggactgaaaggtcccaggttcgattccggtcaagggcatgtacctgggttgcgggcatatccccagtaggagatgtgcaggaggcagctgatcaatgtttctcactcatcgatgtttctaactctctatctctctcccttcctctctgtaaaaaatcaataaaatatattttaaaaaaaaaacaaaaaaaaacttttaatcaCAGAGGCTTAAAATGTATGTTGTGTAATGACATGAGAGGAAGTATCTGTAGACATAATCTAATCTGAATAATCTAAATTGTGATTATTGTTACATGGGCACATGAATATTTTGAGCCGTTTAATTAAACCCATGTGTAGTCTACTATGAACTTAGCATTTTCCTATTTCCAGCCCATTTTTGGCCATCTCTCACACTGATAGGCTGTATCACGACCTGCACTGTTCAGACAGCATTTTGTTACCTGGATGGGGACCAGAAGTGATGAGGCTCCATCCGTTGATCTCCGAGTTGTAGCTCTGGACCTTGTCGTAGGTGCAGCTCCCCCTGTAGCCACAGTGTCCACCAATGACGTAGATGACTTCATGCAAGACACAGGCAGTAGCATTCCCCACACCTGTGTGCCAATTAAAATCACATCCTCAGACCGAGCTTTCGTTCTGCTGTGCAATGAATACTGTATTGTCTTTGTTATTATGGAGAGTAGATATAAGGCACTGTCCTAGGTGCTCTGAGGGATAGAAGGATGAAAAAGAAAGGCTCCTGCCCAGATAGCGTgtctcagtggtggagcatcgacccataaaccaggggttcacggttcgatttctggtcagggcacatgcctgggttgcaggctcgatccccagtgtggggcgtgcaggaggcagccgatcaaaaattctctctcatcgttgacatttctatctccctctccctctccattcctctctgaaatcaataaaaatatttttaaaaaataaaaagaaaggctCCTTATACTCTTTTAAAAGAGGATGAGACATTTACACAACTAGAACACAGGGTACAGACCTACTACTGTGGATGTGCAAAACAAAGAGACATTACTGTTGACTAGGGAAATCATGGCAGAAGGTGGCAATATTTGACTTGGGCCTTAGTAGGTAGGACtttggcaggcagaggtgagagGAAGCCACTGAAGTGAGGGCAAGGCAAGTGCAAAGGCTTACTGGACAATTCAAGTAGTTGTTTTGATTCTGCCACCCTGGAAGGGACGGTGACACACCTGGGGTTGACCTGTGGCAATTAAAGCTGGCAGAGTAAGTTGGAGCCACGTGGCAAAGAATCCTGATGCCCAATTTAAAAATTTGCACATGATTCAacaggattttgttgttgttaatcctcacccgaggatatttttccattgacttttttagggagagcagaagagagagggaaagacagagagaatcattgatgtgagagaaacacatcaattggttgcctcctgcatgaaccctgaccagggcccaggctggggagaagcctggaACCaaggaccagaatcgaacccgggaccctttggtctgcaagctCTATCCACTctgccaaaccagctaaggcgatTCAAcaggatttttaaagtttttaaacaaAGGAAAGGAGTGACTACAGCATAGAAGGATAGAATTGGTCCAGGTGCAAAGTGTTGAGGGCCTGAGTTAGAAACAGTAttggtatagagcagtggttctcaaccttcctaatgcctttaatacagttcctcatgttgtggtgaccctcaaccataaaattattttcgttgctacttcataactgtaattttgctactgttatgaatcgtaatgtaaatatctgatatgcaggatgtattttcattgttacaaattgaacataattaaagcatagtgattaatcacaaaaacaatatgtaattatatgtgttttccgatggtcttaggcgacctctgtgaaagggtcgttcgacccccaaagggatcgcgacccacaggttgagaaccgctggtatagaggaAGGTGCACAGAGGCAAGAGACACAGGTAAAACAGAAGGGCCTTGATGACTGAGTTGAAGACAAGACGGATTCTGAGGTCCCTAGCTCAGAAAACCGGGAAACGCTGATGCCgcagaaaaatgagaaagagaaaatggtttCGGCAGGGGaacaagaagagagaaagaatgatgATGAAGCTCATTTTAGTCAAAATGTCAGCTTAATCTTTCAACCAACTTTTATTTTCGGATATTGCATGGTGGGTGCAGTTCAGGCTCCTTGTTCATTTCTACTCCAAAACAAAACtgagtttatttctttaatatgtttttattgatttttagagagagaaggagaaggatcaagagataaaaacatcaatgagagagaaaacctcattgatcagctgcctcctgtactcctcccccaccccccccacctccactcccactcccaatggggatggagcctgcaacccagtatgttccctgaccgggaatagaactaatgacctcttgattcctgggttgatgttcaaccactgagccactccagctgggccaaAAGTGAGTTTATAAGCAGGGCAGTTATGATGAGAGGGGTAAGAAAAGTTACGAGTTCCTAAAAAGCCatctatttatttcttctctgtacCTCCCTCAaccaaaaaaggaaattaatttgaaatttgACTCTACCCAATTTAAGGTCTCATTCCCCGGGAAAGAAGCTAGTTCACTTCGAgactacaaaataaaacaaactgggGGGAAATGTTCTCCTTTCTACATAAGGACGGGAAACTACAAGTTCAGCATGAGTCTGAGCATCAGAACTAGCCAAAACTGCACATAACTGACAAAGTGTTACCGTTCCCTGGGTGATGAGGTataatcaggaatcaaaccttcaagGCAAAAGCATAAAACTTTGACATTTCAAACCCAGCTGGTAGGTGAGGGAGGGCTTTTGCATATGAGGGCCTCCCATTCCTCTTAAGCTGTCACGAACACATTCAGCTTTCTTTCATGGTGGATACACCATTGCAGCATTTTATTTTCAGCAAGCATTGCTTCAAAAGTTTCAAGAAAATTTCAGTAAAGTCATAGGTTTCTGTCCTCAAAGCAATATAATGTAAACTACAAAATcactgaaacttaaaaaaaaaaaaatcactgaaactTATCGTTAAGAAGCAGAGGCAGCcaaaccggtgtggctcaatggttgagcaccggcctatgaaccaggaggttcaattcccatcagggcacatgcccggggttgtaggttcgatccccaatgggggtcaGCTGATCGAGggttctttctcaacattgatgtttctatccctctccctctcccttcctctctctgaaatcaacaaaaacatttttttttatttttaatattattttattatttatctatttgtttttcaacatcttttttttttttttaaatcctcacccgagggtatttttccattgatttttagagagagggaaagacagagagaaatatcaatgtgagagcaacatcgattggttgcctcctgcactcgccctggagcctgcaaccggtacatgcccttgaccagaatcgaacctgggacccttcagtccacaggctgacgctctatccactgagccaaactggctaaggcaacaaaaacatttttttaaaaaagaaaagaaacagaggcaGGAATGTATCTAGGTTTACAAtaactgctaaaatatttgcagCGCCCttatttcttttgtaaaagaGGAGTCGGACAGGACCTTTGGAATCACCATGGAGAGGGGACTGAAAATCTGTAAGTGGGGGTCATGCTCAGGTAGAGTCAAAAATCAGAGCAGCAATAGCAGCGGGCTTTAAGCCACCTTTTTCCACCCTACCAACCATTTCTGCACCGGTGGGCATGAAGGAGAGTGGTCAGGATTTAAGATGAAAAATACTTCTGCCCCATCAAAGCTGACATGTTCTTCTATAATGACGTACCTGAGTACAATGCCTAATGCTGCTAAGTGCTTCCCATGCATAagttcatttaatcctctcaaaaCTCTAAACTAAGTAATGTCacccccattgtacagatggccATTTGCCGAAGCTCGACAGCAAATGAGCGGAAAGTTGGGATTTGGACTGGGGCAGTTCCATTTCAGAAGCAGTGTGCCTGATCACAAGGCTATTTTGCCTCTCAGGCTTCCTGCTTGTCATCCAAGGATCATACCAGGTCAGATTCCCACGCCAGGTCAGATTCCCACACCCTCGCCagtgttaaaaaagaaacagaaaggcctGGGAAGAAACATTTGGAATAAAATGACACAAATTTGGTAACCAACCACCAATTGTTTTAGTGCAACTCCCcagcaccaaaaaaaataaatgtaattaagaTTCCAGTGTAACTTTTTTcccgggggagggaaggagagcaaGGCTAATCTAGTACCAAACAGCTAGTGCCTGCCTCTCTCTTTAACACTATGAGACAAGACTTGAATCAAAAATGCAGAGGCTCAACAAagaagtgctggcgaggatgtggagaacagggaacccttgtgcactgttagtggggatgcagactggcacagccactgtggaaaaacgtatggagtttcctcaaagaattaaaagtgGATCTGCCTTTTgacccgtgatcccacttctaggaatatatccaaagaaacctgaaacactaattcgagAGACTATATGCAGCTctgtgttcataacagcattgtttacaatagccaagacctggaaacagcccaagtgtccaaaagctgtggtacatttacacaatggaatactactaggccatacaaaaaaagagaaagaacaccttaccttttgtgacagcatgaatgaacCTGAAGattataatgctaagtgaaataagccagtcaaagaaagataaataccatatgatctcgccctaaccagtttggctcagtggatagagcgtcggcctgcagactcaagggtcccaggttcgagtccggtcaagggcatgtaccttggttgcgggcacatccccagtagggagtgtgcaggaggcagctgatcgatgtttctctctcattgatgtttctaactctctatccctctcccttcctgtctgtaaaaaaaaatcaataaaatatattttaaaaaataccatatgatctcactaatatgtggaatctaatgaacaaaataaaccgaggaacaaaaaagaaacagatgcaTGGATATATGaaacagactaacagctgtcagaggggagagagctttttttttggggggggggactttAATTTTGTGAAAGAAGGTGAGGGAATCAagcaaaaatcaaacaaacaaaccataacATACCTATATAACACATAAATACAGATAACTGTGGTGACTGCCAGAGGAAAAGGGCCCTGGAGAGTAAGTGGAGGCGGGCAAAGAGGGGGagaatggggacagaaagagactttgcttgggtgATGGGACCACAATGCcatatgcagatgatgttttgttgagttgtacacttgaaacctgtacagttttgtgaaccaatgtcaccccaataaattcaactaaaaaaaaaagcagagcctATATCTAGTTTTTGAGAGAATGTAATTTGCTATACCCTCAGGGGCCAAAACTTTCAAGGTTTTAATGAAagatcaccctggctggtgtggcttagtgggttgagcattgtcccgtgtATCGAAAggtccattcccagtcagggcacatgccctcattgccggcttgatccccagtatggggtgagcaggaggcagctgaaatgattctctctcatcactgatgtttctctctctctctctctctctctctctctctctctctctcccttcctctcagaaatcaaaaaatatatattttaaaaataagaaaataaaaaatagatctcAAAACAGGTTGTAGAGTCAGAAGAATGAATTATACTGGTTTCTaatataaaaatgtcttttctaGCCTGAGTATTCTAAACACATAAATCTCAGACAAGTTGGGGACTGCTATACTATGCTTTTACTTGGAACATTCTGCACATTATTTGTATAATCCACTCTAGTTCCTAGGTAGCATTCCAAGTAAATTCTTTTTCAAGTTATTTGCAAGAGAAGCAAGACTGTTGGCCTAACCTTATACACCTAAAAACATACAGAATAAGCATAATCTGCACTTACCTTTAATCATGTTTGCAATGGGAATCCATTTCTCTTTTAATGGATCATAGAACTCGGCCTCTTCTGCTGGAGCCCCTTTTCTGTAACCGCCTAAAGCGTAGACACAGCCACCCAAGGTGACTGCACAGTGGTAGTACCTGGCATTGAGCATTGGCAAACCTTCCGTCCACTCATCACTTTCACTGTTATAGATCCACACTGTGTCAAGAGCTTCTATGTTATCTGTCCTGTAACCCCCAGTTACATAAATGTTGGGTCCCAAACATGTAACACCATAGCTCTCCCTAGTATAATCTGGTATTTCTGCTCCCTGAATCCACACATTTGTCAAAGGATCCCATATGTGGACCTCTGATAAAGGATGCCAGTAATAGCCTCCAATGATATACATTGTGGCTGTGGACCTCTTGGAAAGCGCTTTATGCATGGGGTTCAAAGCAGTGTATATCAGAGACCGTATCTTATTTTCTGTTAGCAGGCAGCTTCTTTGAAGGCctaaagctgtttttaaatacattggATCTATATCTATGTTGATAAAGCTTAGTAGATTATACAGGAAGTCGATTCGATTTTCTACATCGTAAGCAGTCCACTTAATAACTGGCTCTATGATGGCTTCTTCTTTCCAAACACTGAGATTCTTTCTGGACAAGATAAAAAGCAACTTTTCAAAGCCGATTTCCAGAAATTCTTCTTGTTGCCATACTTCCTTAAACCTTGAACACAGAATTCTCTGAGATTCCTTCTCTAGTTCTGGACATACGTGAAATTCTGCAAAGGAGTGCATTCCAATACAGTTATCAATATCCAGATGCCTTACCAAAAACTGCTCACAAGCTTTCTTTACTGAGAGGAACTGCAGCAGATCTGCTGCTTCAAGCAGGCTTTGAACATTTCTTTTCGTTATTTCAATTTGAGAAGTGTATGCATAATTTACAAGACCTTCCAAAATATCATGGTGGATgccagagatttttattttatttttaaatttttctttcatgtcAGCTGTGAACATTGCCTTAAAATAATTGCTGCAAGCAGCTAAAACAGCTCGGTGACAATGGAAGATTATGCCTGATGGACACTGAAGGGTGATATCAGTAAATAATCCATCCAAGTAAAATGTTTTGAATGCATCCAGAAAATCCACTGGATGCGCTGAGTCcttaaaaaggtaaatataatcTTCTTGTCCTTTCAGAGCCATGGCtgcaat from the Myotis daubentonii chromosome 7, mMyoDau2.1, whole genome shotgun sequence genome contains:
- the KLHL23 gene encoding kelch-like protein 23, producing the protein MALKGQEDYIYLFKDSAHPVDFLDAFKTFYLDGLFTDITLQCPSGIIFHCHRAVLAACSNYFKAMFTADMKEKFKNKIKISGIHHDILEGLVNYAYTSQIEITKRNVQSLLEAADLLQFLSVKKACEQFLVRHLDIDNCIGMHSFAEFHVCPELEKESQRILCSRFKEVWQQEEFLEIGFEKLLFILSRKNLSVWKEEAIIEPVIKWTAYDVENRIDFLYNLLSFINIDIDPMYLKTALGLQRSCLLTENKIRSLIYTALNPMHKALSKRSTATMYIIGGYYWHPLSEVHIWDPLTNVWIQGAEIPDYTRESYGVTCLGPNIYVTGGYRTDNIEALDTVWIYNSESDEWTEGLPMLNARYYHCAVTLGGCVYALGGYRKGAPAEEAEFYDPLKEKWIPIANMIKGVGNATACVLHEVIYVIGGHCGYRGSCTYDKVQSYNSEINGWSLITSGPHPEYGLCSVPFESKLYLVGGQTTITECYDPEQNEWREIAPMMERRMECGAVIMNGCIYVTGGYSYSKGTYLQSIEKYDPDLNKWEIVGNLPSAMRSHGCVCVYNV